A genomic stretch from Limanda limanda chromosome 11, fLimLim1.1, whole genome shotgun sequence includes:
- the zgc:153896 gene encoding ectonucleotide pyrophosphatase/phosphodiesterase family member 7 — protein MAHNCHQVEQRLLSNQQVSVPLPLVQTLSLHLTMKKLQLLLLGAAALCAAGKPASKAAGANKLLLISFDGFRWDYDQDVETPNLDQLVLDGVKAKYITPPMLTMTSPSHFTTITGRWVEDHEVVHNMMYDSKTNLKLSHKQTMTRSAWWDNGVLPLWITAQNQGLKTASFHFPGGGANYSGQAVNRALVEEFDHPDDNETEWRQNVDTVMSWFSEEDFHLVTLYYGEPDNVGHAKGPDHEDRKKIIRQIDRTIGYLREAIARHGLTDSLNVIITSDHGMTTVKKRPQVEEIILNKYLNLIKLASFEILDYGGFGILTPRPGKEQEVFDSLSKAPNLTVYHKDQMPESFHLGKSERLPPIVVVADLGFNLNSRFIVYVNKGDHGYHNGEMDMKTIFRAIGPDFRRNFVSEPFDSVHIYPLMCKLLQIQPAPHNGSTSVTEPLLLPSGGSQLTAPVSLLLLVLFTVL, from the exons ATGGCGCATAACTGCCATCAAGTGGAACAGAGG TTACTCAGTAACCAGCAGGTGAGCGTCCCGCTGCCGCTCGTTCAGACGCTCTCACTCCATCTGACCatgaagaagctgcagctgctcctgctcggcGCCGCCGCCCTGTGTGCTGCCGGGAAACCGGCGAGCAAGGCAGCGGGCGccaacaagctgctgctgatctCCTTCGACGGCTTCAGGTGGGACTACGACCAGGACGTGGAGACACCGAACCTGGACCAGCTGGTGCTGGACGGGGTCAAGGCCAAGTACATCACCCCCCCGATGCTGACCATGACCTCGCCGTCCCACTTCACCACCATCACCG GTCGGTGGGTGGAGGACCACGAGGTCGTCCACAACATGATGTACGACAGCAAGACCAACCTGAAGCTTTCTCACAAACAGACAATGACCAGATCGGCGTGGTGGGACAACGGAGTCCTGCCGTTGTGGATCACAGCTCAGAACCAG GGTCTGAAAACCGCTTCCTTCCACTTCCCAGGAGGTGGCGCCAACTACAGCGGTCAGGCGGTGAACCGGGCGCTGGTGGAGGAGTTCGACCACCCGGACGATAACGAGACGGAGTGGCGTCAGAACGTTGACACGGTGATGAGCTGGTTCTCTGAGGAAGACTTCCACCTGGTGACGCTGTACTACGGCGAGCCGGACAACGTGGGCCACGCCAAGGGCCCGGACCACGAGGACAGGAAGAAGATCATCCGCCAGATCGACCGCACCATCGGCTACCTGAGGGAGGCCATCGCTCGCCACGGCCTGACCGACAGCCTGAACGTCATCATCACCTCCGACCACGGCATGACCACGGTCAAGAAGCGCCCTCAGGTGGAGGAGATCATCCTCAACAAGTACCTGAACCTCATCAAGCTCGCCAGCTTCGAGATCCTGGACTACGGCGGGTTCGGCATCCTGACGCCGCGGCCGGGGAAGGAGCAGGAGGTTTTTGATTCTCTATCCAAGGCCCCCAATCTGACGGTCTACCACAAAGACCAGATGCCCGAAAGCTTCCATCTCGGCAAGAGTGAGCGGCTTCCTCCCATCGTGGTCGTCGCAGATCTGGGATTCAACCTGAACTCG AGATTCATCGTGTACGTGAACAAGGGGGACCACGGCTACCACAACGGGGAGATGGACATGAAGACCATCTTCAGGGCGATCGGTCCCGACTTCAGGAGGAACTTCGTGTCCGAGCCGTTCGACAGCGTCCACATTTACCCTCTGATGTGCAAACTGCTGCAGATCCAACCGGCGCCGCACAACGGGTCCACGAGCGTCAccgagccgctgctgctgcccagcg GTGGATCACAGCTCACAGCTccagtgtctctgctgctgctggtcctgtTCACTGTGCTGTAA
- the mrps12 gene encoding 28S ribosomal protein S12, mitochondrial-like has translation MSSFWSLRPFLTSLIQASPHASAWGGRLLSRTMATLNQMHRQGKPKPPPKALGATFGRPQLKAVILKTMIRKPKKPNSANRKCARVRLSNGKEAVVFIPGEGHNLQEHNVVLVQGGRTQDLPGVKLTVVRGKYDCAHVVKKKQ, from the exons ATGTCTTCGTTCTGGAGCCTGAGGCCGTTTCTGACGTCACTGATTCAAG cctcGCCTCACGCCTCTGCCTggggggggcgcctcctctCCAGGACGATGGCCACCCTCAACCAGATGCACCGGCAGGGGAAACCCAAGCCGCCGCCCAAGGCCCTCGGCGCCACGTTCGGCCGGCCGCAGCTGAAAGCCGTGATCCTGAAGACCATGATCCGGAAGCCCAAGAAGCCCAACTCCGCCAACAGGAAGTGCGCCCGGGTGCGTCTGTCCAACGGGAAGGAGGCCGTGGTGTTCATCCCGGGGGAGGGGCACAACCTGCAGGAGCACAACGTGGTGCTGGTGCAGGGCGGGCGCACGCAGGACCTGCCGGGGGTCAAGCTCACCGTGGTCAGGGGCAAATATGACTGTGCCCACgtggtgaagaagaagcagtAG
- the LOC133013788 gene encoding gastrula zinc finger protein XlCGF57.1-like, protein MSLCRRQPSTGGSMSSSGRSVPSSGQRSPGGAEDEEMNGVNSEAEQTGEECQGAPDPDGPARRPGSARCKYRHRCSECSREFSRPSRLADHMAAHAGDKPHSCSVCGKRFSKKINVTVHQRVHTGEKPYSCPVCGVRYAQLGCLRRHRLGHAAEKPHQCSVCGRGFVQRRHLVQHERTHTGERPFSCPRCPKRFASRTGLSGHQKSHEEENLRSCSFCEKVFSTPSSFRDHVRLHTGQKPHPCSLCHKSFNRPGLLRKHLQRHEEEQELLDAARRGETSPSCLLCHKRFSTEEKLQLHQHLHQGAPHFSCDTCGRGFTRASRLREHVRSHTGEKPFHCPVCRRSFSVQRAFRRHLEVHSTEEHPPAATTAPPGEGPPDEGPPAPGDHQVSIKEFWSEMIPL, encoded by the exons ATGTCCCTGTGCCGGCGGCAGCCGTCCACCGGGGGCAGCATGTCCTCGTCCGGTCGATCCGTCCCATCCTC aggtcagaggtctcCAGGTGgagcagaggatgaggagatgaaTGGAGTGAACTCTGAAGCAGAACAAACGGGAGAGGAATGTCAAG GAGCACCGGATCCGGACGGACCTGCACGGAGACCCGGCAGCGCTCGGTGTAAATACCGTCACCGCTGCTCAGAATGCAGCCGGGAGTTCTCCCGCCCGTCCCGGCTCGCCGACCACATGGCGGCGCACGCAGGAGACAAACCCCACAGCTGCTCCGTGTGTGGGAAGCGCTTCAGCAAGAAGATCAACGTGACGGTGCACCAGCGCGTCCACACCGGAGAGAAGCCGTACTCCTGCCCGGTGTGCGGGGTCCGCTACGCCCAGCTGGGCTGCCTGCGGCGCCACCGGCTCGGCCACGCCGCGGAGAAGCCGCACCAGTGCTCGGTGTGTGGGCGGGGCTTCGTCCAGCGGCGCCATCTGGTCCAACACGAGCGGACGCACACGGGCGAGCGGCCGTTCTCCTGCCCGCGGTGTCCCAAGCGCTTCGCCTCTCGCACCGGGCTCAGCGGGCACCAGAAGAGCCACGAGGAGGAGAACCTGCGCTCCTGCTCCTTCTGTGAGAAGGTCTTCTCCACGCCGTCGTCCTTCAGGGATCACGTGAGGCTGCACACGGGACAGAAGCCACACCCCTGCTCGCTGTGCCACAAGAGCTTCAACCGGCCGGGGCTGCTGAGGAAACACCTGCAGAGAcacgaggaggagcaggagctgctggacGCTGCCAGGAGG GGGGAAACGTCTCCCAGCTGCCTCCTGTGCCACAAGAGGTTCTCCAccgaggagaagctgcagctgcaccagcacctccaccagggggcgccgcACTTCAGCTGCGACACCTGTGGTCGAGGTTTCACCCGAGCGTCCCGGCTGAGGGAGCACGTCCGCTCCCACACCGGAGAGAAACCCTTCCACTGCCcggtctgcaggaggagcttcTCCGTGCAGAGAGCGTTCAGGAGGCACCTGGAGGTCCACAGCACAGAGGAGCACCCCCCCGCCGCCACCACCGCCCCCCCGGGAGAGGGCCCCCCCGACGAGGGGCCACCTGCACCAGGAGACCACCAGGTGAGCATCAAGGAGTTCTGGTCTGAGATGATTCCTCTATGA
- the LOC133013790 gene encoding transcriptional repressor RHIT-like gives MKMEDEEEDRLDEQIRNDSERSAESSSPRPGNHDDPGRSAMRKDDGEGHEDEDVGGLINSDGEEEEWRAPPTDSASGSATPADGGGDGRGDGRGDGRGEGRGDGEGKGKHFCPVCGRDCFKASSLQKHLRTHSGERPFQCPTCRRSFTQQVHVTEHLRTHTGEKPFTCSACGKSFTFSSALRRHQRLHADARPHQCSVCQKSFKQRCSLKTHLLTHSGVRYQCPLCSKSFSRALELSYHVDTHSAARPYFCDLCKKNLSGARIYRKHMKKHESQTSPQTSPGGGALEVGGASETP, from the exons atgaagatggaggacgaagaggaagacAGACTGGACGAGCAGATAAgaaat GACTCAGAGCGTTCAGCCGAGTCATCCAGCCCGCGGCCTGGTAACCATGACGACCCCGGCCGCTCGGCGATGAGGAAGGACGACGGTGAAGGACACGAGGACGAAGACGTCGGCGGTTTGATAAACTctgatggagaggaagaggagtggagggCCCCCCCCACAG ACTCGGCGAGCGGCTCGGCGACGCCGGCTGACGGGGGTGGTGACGGGCGTGGCGATGGGCGTGGTGATGGGCGTGGCGAGGGGCGTGGCGATGGCGAGGGGAAAGGGAAACACTTCTGTCCCGTGTGCGGCCGCGACTGCTTCAAAGCCTCGTCGCTGCAGAAGCACCTGAGGACTCACTCCGGCGAGCGCCCGTTCCAGTGCCCGACCTGTAGGCGGAGCTTCACGCAGCAGGTGCACGTGACGGAGCACCTGAGGACGCACACCGGGGAGAAGCCCTTCACCTGCTCCGCCTGCGGCAAGAGCTTCACCTTCTCCAGCGCCCTGCGCCGCCACCAGCGGCTGCACGCCGACGCCCGGCCGCACCAGTGCTCCGTCTGCCAGAAGAGCTTCAAGCAGCGCTGCTCTCTGAAGACACACCTGCTGACCCACTCGGGGGTCCGCTACCAGTGCCCGCTCTGCAGCAAGAGCTTCAGCCGCGCCCTGGAGCTCAGCTACCACGTGGACACGCACTCCGCCGCTCGGCCGTACTTCTGTGACCTCTGCAAGAAGAACCTGAGCGGAGCCAGGATCTACCGCAAGCACATGAAGAAGCACGAGTCACAGACCTCACCACAGACTtcaccaggaggaggagctctggAAGTGGGCGGAGCCTCAGAGACTCCTTAG
- the tmem116 gene encoding transmembrane protein 116, which yields MSNRSESNTTAAVDWSEVYEAVRCVQLLMALLSVLGSGSVIVCVMSQRLRRRPELQPLLLLGVSDLLLALCWLIGAAAFSERCSRLNTHCYNLHTVEQVLYMSSFFYTLNYMWNLYRGVREKLCSCLEGYSVQFSNRVRTADRTTALLSGLVPLLLMTPVFIQGNLSQCQTNFTQPYRCLLMDTGALYLTSELQQPIRACRLLHTYAIAVFLITFVLTLLIITVFVVKARCIYRRVVTSSGYLGNEQRTSFRLMDRRMLLYPLVFVLCWGPAVALAFLRLVKPSACQGESAAVLYVSQTFTSASQGFLNCLVYGWMHTSLRRAGRSILSRDADTQTPLLSSQKKKNYLALPNIS from the exons ATGTCCAACAGGTCCGAGAGCAACACGACGGCCGCGGTGGACTGGTCTGAG GTGTATGAAGCCGTCAGGTGCGTCCAGCTGCTCATGGCTCTGCTCAG tgttcTGGGCTCGGGCTCCGTCATCGtctgtgtgatgtcacagagaCTCCGCCGGAGGCCGGAG CTTCAGCCGCTTCTCCTGCTGGGCGTGTCCGACCTGCTGCTCGCCCTCTGCTGGCTGATCGGAGCCGCTGCGTTCTCCGAGCGCTGCAGCCGCCtcaacacacactgctacaaCCTGCACACTGTGGAGCAG GTTCTCTACATGTCCTCGTTCttctacacactgaactacATGTGGAACCTTtacagaggagtgagagagaagctCTGCAGCTGCCTGGAGGGATACTCTGTACAG TTTTCCAACCGGGTGAGAACAGCTGATCGGACCACGGCTCTGCTCTCAGG gctggttcctctgctgctcatgACGCCCGTCTTCATACAGGGAAACCTCAGCCAATGTCAGACCAACTTCACTCAGCCGTACAG GTGTCTGCTGATGGACACGGGGGCGCTGTACCTGACCTCAGAgctccagcagccaatcagagcctgCCGCCTGCTGCACACCTACGCCATCGCCGTCTTCCTCATCACCTTCGTCCTCACGCTCCTCATCATCACG GTCTTCGTGGTGAAGGCGCGGTGCATCTACCGGCGGGTTGTGACCTCCAGCGGTTACCTTGGCAACGAGCAGCGGACCTCTTTCCGCCTGATGGACCGACGGATGCTGCTGTACCCGCTGGTCTTCGTCCTCTGCTGGGGTCCAG CCGTGGCGCTGGCGTTCCTGCGGCTGGTGAAGCCGTCAGCGTGTCAGGGAGAATCCGCCGCCGTCCTCTACGTCTCTCAG ACGTTCACCTCGGCGTCTCAGGGTTTCCTGAACTGTCTGGTCTACGGCTGGATGCACACCAGCCTGCGCCGGGCCGGCAGGTCGATTCTGTCTCGGGACGCGGACACTCAGACGCCGCTGCTGtcgtcacagaagaagaaaaactaccTGGCGCTGCCCAACATCAGCTGA